GTGCAACGGGGTACGGCCGGTGCTGTCGCACGACATCGGGTCGGCCCCCTGCGCCATCAGAGCGCGGATGCGGTCGGCGGCGCCCGCTGCCGCCGCGGCCAGCAGCTTGTTGTCGCGATCGCTGCTGACGGAGGAGATTGCGGACGGCATGGCCCCCAACAGATTGACCTCGCTGCTTTGCGTTTCCGCACGTTCTTGCGTCCCAGGGGCCGGGCCGCTGGAGAAGTGCTGCACACGGCAGCTTTGTTGACAGACCAGACGAGTGAACGGACTTGCTACGTGCAGCTCGACGATCAATGGATGCTCCAACCCGGCGTGAAGCTGAATCTCGTCACACCCGACGTCAAAACGAACGACTTCTTGCGCTTGCGACGCCTGGAATTGGAGCATTTGGGTGTGTACGAACGGCTCAGGCTCTGGGGTGACGCCGCCGGAGGATGCCGCCCTTACGGGCCGGCCGTCGGGATGAAAGAGGCGTAACTCGACACGCGCATCAGTCACGGCTGCCGGCTGGCGTGCGATCGTTGCCGAGACACCGATGCGCGGCGCGGCCCAGGTGCTGGGTTGCCGGGGATCGTCGCCCATGCCGCCAATGTTACGTTCCGGCCCGCCACTCACGTTGGTTTCTGTGACGAGGTCGATCAGATGCAGACCGCCGGATGCGGCCTCGCTGTCACTGGGCGGATAGGAGATCTGCTGCTCGATACGGGCGTGCAGTCCGTCGCAGCTTACGCGCAGGATGGCCAGCAGATGATGCCTCCGGTCGGCCGGCAGGTCGAGCACTCCCTCGGGCACCAGGATACGCGCCGGGTTCCAGTAAGCGGGGTCGAAGCGGACGCGATCCTGGGCGGTGAAGCGGAAATGCCCGGCGGAATCGCGCCAGGCGGTCGGCGCTGTCGAGACCGCACGCACCGGATTTCGGGCGGCGTCGTGCAGCTCGAATTCTACGGTGAGCTGTGC
This region of Anaerobaca lacustris genomic DNA includes:
- a CDS encoding ankyrin repeat domain-containing protein; this translates as MDAQLTVEFELHDAARNPVRAVSTAPTAWRDSAGHFRFTAQDRVRFDPAYWNPARILVPEGVLDLPADRRHHLLAILRVSCDGLHARIEQQISYPPSDSEAASGGLHLIDLVTETNVSGGPERNIGGMGDDPRQPSTWAAPRIGVSATIARQPAAVTDARVELRLFHPDGRPVRAASSGGVTPEPEPFVHTQMLQFQASQAQEVVRFDVGCDEIQLHAGLEHPLIVELHVASPFTRLVCQQSCRVQHFSSGPAPGTQERAETQSSEVNLLGAMPSAISSVSSDRDNKLLAAAAAGAADRIRALMAQGADPMSCDSTGRTPLHLAAAAGHIEAVRALLASGDVGSAPASDVHTAQLSFDAYLARHRLLGATDAQGRTPLHLAAAAGHVETIRLLCEHGATVAAADERGATPLHLAAVFGRMDAVAALLAGGAYPNTRTHLGCTALDLAAAGPTRQLLEQAREKLSQGPDASAVRERTGEFLQALAANDGVRVAQFIIPDLTAQIPPHLETTRFEFRVVSAEVHGETGRARAWLKVPDIEAKTNEFVADLVLLRGDGQWRVAQVQTTPFFPSLETLEDRP